A single genomic interval of Terriglobus albidus harbors:
- a CDS encoding sigma-54-dependent transcriptional regulator: protein MNKVLIVEDEPNARTGLAELVASWGYRTDVAGDGLEGLEKIQQWAPSIVITDLRMPRMDGLELLDRISELQTKVAVIMVTAQGSIESAVEAMRIGAYDFIQKPIDPVRLRTILQNASRQVGADLELEITRRRLKETGVLGPLIGSSTSMKDIFELIERIAPSNVSVLITGESGTGKELAARALHDLSPRRTKPFVAVNCAAIPETLIESEIFGHEKGAFTGAQERRAGCFELAEEGTLLLDEIGEMPAATQAKLLRVLEDRKLRRLGAKAETPVDVRVIAATNKNPQTAVGAGELRGDLYYRLNVFNIHMPPLRDHLSDIPSIAQSMIEDMNHRHHCTVSGLTDTLMARLMHYPWPGNVRELRNTIERAVILAGSGALDMKHLPANFGEHGFIPPSHTAFQRPVPQVPPAFRESASGAGNDIVELEVGTTVDEAERQLILKTLESTNNNKTRAAEILGISSKTLQNKLKEYASAGDEA, encoded by the coding sequence GTGAATAAGGTTCTTATTGTTGAAGACGAGCCAAACGCTCGCACAGGACTCGCGGAATTGGTAGCCAGCTGGGGTTACCGTACGGACGTAGCCGGGGATGGTCTGGAAGGGCTGGAGAAGATCCAGCAGTGGGCTCCTTCCATCGTCATCACCGATCTGCGTATGCCGCGCATGGATGGTCTAGAGTTACTAGATCGCATTTCGGAACTGCAAACAAAGGTCGCCGTCATTATGGTGACGGCGCAGGGATCGATCGAGTCGGCTGTTGAAGCCATGCGCATCGGCGCCTATGACTTCATCCAAAAGCCGATCGACCCTGTTCGCTTGCGTACCATTCTGCAAAACGCAAGCCGCCAGGTGGGCGCGGACCTCGAGCTGGAAATCACACGCCGTCGCCTGAAGGAGACCGGTGTGCTTGGCCCGCTCATCGGTTCTTCGACCAGCATGAAAGATATCTTCGAGCTGATCGAGCGCATTGCCCCTTCCAATGTCTCGGTTCTCATTACGGGCGAGAGCGGAACTGGCAAGGAGCTGGCTGCCCGGGCCTTGCATGACCTTAGCCCCCGTAGAACCAAACCTTTTGTGGCGGTCAACTGTGCCGCCATTCCGGAGACGCTAATCGAGAGCGAGATCTTCGGCCACGAAAAAGGCGCATTCACCGGAGCGCAGGAACGCCGCGCCGGTTGCTTTGAGCTGGCAGAGGAAGGCACGCTCCTGCTCGATGAGATCGGCGAGATGCCGGCGGCAACCCAGGCCAAGCTGCTGCGTGTCCTGGAAGACCGCAAACTCCGCCGCCTGGGCGCAAAGGCAGAGACACCGGTCGACGTCCGTGTTATCGCGGCGACCAACAAAAACCCGCAGACGGCAGTCGGCGCCGGCGAGCTGCGAGGCGATCTCTACTATCGTCTGAATGTCTTCAACATCCACATGCCTCCCCTGCGCGACCACCTCAGCGATATTCCATCGATCGCGCAATCGATGATCGAGGACATGAACCATCGTCACCACTGCACTGTCTCCGGCCTGACGGATACGCTCATGGCCCGGCTGATGCACTATCCCTGGCCCGGCAACGTCCGCGAACTCCGCAATACGATTGAGCGTGCAGTGATTCTTGCCGGCAGCGGAGCTCTGGATATGAAGCATCTGCCCGCGAACTTCGGAGAGCACGGCTTTATTCCTCCAAGTCATACGGCATTCCAAAGGCCCGTACCGCAGGTTCCGCCGGCATTCCGGGAATCCGCCTCCGGGGCAGGAAACGATATCGTAGAACTAGAGGTCGGCACGACGGTTGATGAAGCCGAGCGCCAACTTATCCTGAAGACACTGGAGTCAACGAACAACAATAAGACCCGCGCCGCCGAGATTCTTGGTATCAGCTCAAAGACATTGCAGAACAAGCTGAAGGAATACGCCAGCGCGGGCGATGAGGCGTAA
- a CDS encoding sensor histidine kinase produces MRLKTKLVLAFTALTFAVVLVLCLVFLGELLRQRISQTGDSNDVLVREVTLSTRQALVSGLREHPPADNSDDAFQSAVANAIRGYQPLADEMNAIVRYSPPVQDVTVTGAHGVVLSSTDPTLLDQQFPYRSPFSRISGGGVLEQARAVFGRPQVLDVTLPLDRNGQPFLTIHLGVRSTFLRSSYAPWLKAAVIFALVALAACVLIAALLSSLALHPIERINQQLEQLMLANSSTPLIEGPRDQPDAVVRASQSIAKLGEKIRTTEQIYSALQTNLNQMLETLRDGVILFTADRRAVMVSEAVEGFLGRDRDAILGSTAEDIFHRGTVLGQAVRDCFAMHTNLIEEPVVLEDGREAKVSLQFIHGEQTGSGERLGALLTLHDAHSAKQLEQEIEVSRRLAAIGRLTAGVGHEVKNPINAMVVHLELLRSKLAEATDDSAQKHVDILAQEMQRLDRVVQTLADFSRPIDLRLYDYDLREIVRKVGALTAESFSHQKITLVEELPSTPLMVLVDAELLQQAVLNIVLNGAQAMPKGGTLRIVLDRNDGDARLRIMDEGVGIPTELLPKVFDLYFTTKPKGSGIGLAMTYRMLQLHGGSIDVMSNTNQTAPDHGSTFTILLPLSHGVPGERSRV; encoded by the coding sequence ATGCGCCTGAAAACCAAGCTCGTTCTCGCGTTTACCGCGCTTACTTTCGCCGTCGTGCTGGTGTTATGCCTGGTTTTTCTGGGCGAACTGCTGCGCCAGCGCATCTCCCAGACGGGCGACAGCAATGACGTGTTGGTACGCGAGGTCACCCTCAGCACCCGCCAGGCACTCGTGAGCGGCCTGCGGGAGCATCCCCCTGCCGACAACTCCGACGATGCGTTTCAGAGTGCTGTGGCCAATGCCATTCGCGGATACCAACCGCTCGCCGACGAGATGAATGCCATTGTGCGTTACTCTCCCCCGGTACAGGACGTCACTGTCACCGGCGCCCATGGCGTCGTTCTCTCGTCGACGGATCCGACACTGCTGGATCAGCAATTTCCTTATCGCTCGCCCTTCAGCCGCATTAGTGGAGGTGGCGTACTGGAACAGGCACGGGCCGTCTTTGGCCGTCCACAGGTGCTGGATGTCACTCTTCCTCTGGATCGCAACGGTCAGCCGTTCCTCACGATCCACCTGGGGGTTCGTTCGACCTTTCTGCGCAGCAGCTATGCACCATGGTTGAAGGCCGCGGTTATCTTTGCACTGGTGGCGCTTGCCGCCTGCGTCTTGATCGCTGCCCTGCTCTCCAGTCTTGCCCTTCACCCCATCGAGCGCATCAACCAGCAGCTTGAACAACTCATGCTGGCAAACTCGTCGACACCACTGATCGAAGGTCCGCGCGATCAACCTGACGCCGTCGTCCGTGCCTCGCAGAGCATCGCCAAACTCGGAGAAAAGATTCGCACCACGGAGCAGATCTATTCTGCCTTACAGACGAACCTGAACCAGATGCTGGAGACCCTGCGCGACGGAGTCATCCTTTTCACCGCCGACCGGCGTGCCGTCATGGTCTCTGAAGCTGTTGAAGGATTTCTCGGGCGCGATCGTGACGCCATTCTGGGCAGCACCGCCGAAGACATCTTCCATCGCGGAACGGTGCTGGGACAGGCCGTCCGCGATTGCTTCGCCATGCATACCAATCTGATTGAAGAGCCGGTGGTCCTGGAAGATGGCCGTGAAGCGAAGGTCTCTCTTCAGTTCATCCACGGCGAGCAGACCGGCAGCGGAGAACGTCTGGGAGCCCTGCTCACCCTGCATGACGCGCACTCCGCCAAGCAGCTGGAACAGGAGATCGAGGTCTCGCGCCGCCTGGCTGCAATCGGACGCCTTACCGCCGGTGTTGGACACGAGGTCAAAAACCCGATCAATGCCATGGTGGTCCACCTGGAGCTGCTGCGCAGCAAACTCGCGGAAGCGACCGATGACAGCGCGCAGAAACACGTCGATATCCTTGCCCAGGAGATGCAGCGCCTGGATCGTGTGGTACAGACCCTGGCGGACTTCTCTCGTCCGATCGACCTTCGTCTCTATGACTACGATCTGCGTGAGATCGTGCGTAAAGTCGGCGCCCTCACCGCCGAGTCCTTTTCGCACCAGAAGATTACCCTGGTTGAAGAGCTGCCCTCTACTCCGCTGATGGTCCTGGTCGATGCGGAGCTGCTGCAACAAGCTGTGCTGAACATCGTCTTAAATGGTGCACAGGCTATGCCAAAAGGCGGCACGCTGCGTATTGTGCTTGACCGTAACGATGGAGACGCGCGACTGCGTATTATGGATGAGGGAGTTGGTATTCCCACTGAACTTCTGCCGAAGGTTTTCGATCTGTACTTTACTACCAAGCCCAAAGGAAGCGGCATTGGTCTCGCCATGACGTATCGCATGTTGCAATTGCACGGTGGCTCGATCGACGTTATGTCGAACACGAACCAGACTGCGCCGGACCATGGAAGCACCTTCACGATTCTGCTTCCCCTGAGTCACGGAGTACCAGGCGAAAGGAGCCGTGTATGA